Proteins encoded within one genomic window of Paraglaciecola psychrophila 170:
- the rppH gene encoding RNA pyrophosphohydrolase: MIDAEGFRANVGIVICNELGQVFWARRYGQHSWQFPQGGIDEGETAEQTMYRELHEEVGLKPEHVKVMAVTKNWLRYKLPKRLVRQGSSPVCIGQKQKWFLLQLVCKEEDVDLLQSGHPEFDDWRWVSFWYPVRNVVSFKRDVYRRVMKEFSPTAMPDIIGQNQGGYQKSKRRRKA; this comes from the coding sequence GTGATTGATGCCGAAGGATTCCGCGCCAATGTTGGCATAGTGATTTGCAATGAGTTAGGCCAGGTTTTTTGGGCAAGGCGCTATGGGCAGCATTCTTGGCAGTTTCCGCAAGGCGGAATCGATGAAGGTGAAACTGCCGAACAAACGATGTATCGCGAACTCCATGAAGAAGTAGGTTTAAAGCCAGAACATGTAAAAGTTATGGCTGTTACCAAGAATTGGTTGCGTTACAAACTGCCTAAGCGATTGGTTAGGCAGGGAAGCAGTCCTGTTTGTATCGGACAAAAGCAGAAGTGGTTTTTACTGCAACTTGTCTGTAAAGAAGAGGATGTGGACTTATTACAATCAGGCCATCCTGAATTTGACGACTGGCGCTGGGTGAGTTTTTGGTACCCGGTGCGCAATGTGGTTTCCTTCAAACGGGATGTGTATCGCCGTGTGATGAAGGAGTTTTCACCTACTGCTATGCCTGATATTATAGGGCAAAATCAGGGTGGCTATCAAAAATCAAAGCGTCGTAGAAAGGCCTAA